One window of Fusobacterium polymorphum genomic DNA carries:
- a CDS encoding L,D-transpeptidase family protein, with amino-acid sequence MNKKKILLFILMMAMSFNINAAQTGSFAETINNENIEVIATYDNEMPQEIKKVYKPKHTGEGVSYFDYIFIKARVSNLREKPDPNSQIVGKYTYDSKLKLLEKIKYQGNIWYLAQDENGVKGYIAASQTEKRDFRFQMALDKIHDLEAFINKSLDDGATLMSVNTYAPNPSNINPKRQKDKYGTSLDQNLLGISQKGEQIIIPDRSVVKIIENRGDKALVKALSIPEELEVPKAKLSTFPSIKKGFRKVVAIDIENQNFMVFEKSRQTNEWELISYVYTKTGIDSELGYETPKGFFTVPVVKYVMPYTDETGQKAGTAKFAIRFCGGGYLHGTPINVQEEVNKEFFLRQKEFTLGTYTGTRKCVRTSEGHAKFLFDWLVGSPNKDSNDQRLSEDAYFIVF; translated from the coding sequence ATGAATAAAAAGAAAATTTTATTATTTATCTTAATGATGGCTATGTCTTTTAATATAAATGCAGCACAAACTGGATCGTTTGCTGAAACAATAAATAATGAAAATATTGAAGTCATTGCTACTTATGATAATGAAATGCCACAAGAAATAAAGAAAGTTTATAAACCCAAACATACAGGAGAAGGTGTTTCATACTTTGATTATATTTTTATTAAAGCAAGAGTATCAAATTTAAGAGAAAAACCTGATCCAAACTCTCAAATTGTTGGAAAATATACTTATGATAGCAAATTAAAACTTTTAGAAAAAATAAAATATCAAGGAAATATATGGTATTTAGCTCAAGATGAAAATGGTGTTAAAGGATACATTGCAGCAAGTCAAACTGAAAAAAGAGATTTTAGATTCCAAATGGCTCTTGATAAAATTCATGATTTAGAAGCTTTTATAAATAAATCTCTTGATGATGGTGCAACTTTAATGAGTGTTAATACTTATGCACCAAATCCAAGTAATATAAATCCTAAAAGACAAAAAGATAAATATGGAACAAGTTTAGACCAAAACCTATTAGGTATTAGTCAAAAAGGTGAACAAATAATAATACCTGATAGATCTGTTGTTAAAATAATTGAAAATAGAGGGGATAAAGCTCTTGTAAAAGCTTTATCAATTCCAGAAGAACTTGAAGTGCCTAAGGCAAAACTTTCAACTTTCCCTTCAATAAAAAAAGGATTTAGAAAAGTTGTTGCAATAGATATTGAAAATCAAAACTTTATGGTCTTTGAAAAATCAAGACAAACTAATGAATGGGAATTAATTAGTTATGTATATACAAAAACTGGTATAGATAGTGAACTAGGTTATGAAACTCCAAAAGGTTTCTTTACTGTGCCAGTTGTAAAATATGTAATGCCTTACACAGATGAAACAGGTCAAAAAGCAGGAACTGCTAAATTTGCTATAAGATTCTGTGGTGGTGGATACTTACATGGAACTCCAATCAATGTACAAGAAGAAGTTAATAAAGAATTCTTCTTAAGACAAAAAGAATTTACTTTAGGTACATACACAGGAACAAGAAAATGTGTTAGAACAAGTGAAGGACATGCAAAATTCTTATTTGATTGGTTAGTAGGTAGCCCTAACAAAGACTCTAATGATCAAAGATTATCAGAGGATGCATACTTTATTGTATTTTAA
- a CDS encoding SoxR reducing system RseC family protein: protein MVNKGIITKINGDTVAVRLYKSSSCSHCSCCSETNKMGSNFEFKINQKVELGDLVTLEISERDVVKAAFIAYIFPPIFMILGYIVADHLGFSEMKSIIGSFLGLGLGFIFLAIYDRFFAKKTIDEEIKVVAVEKYDPNACTDLTESCEDFF, encoded by the coding sequence ATGGTTAATAAAGGGATAATTACTAAAATTAATGGTGATACAGTTGCTGTAAGATTATATAAAAGTTCTTCTTGTTCACATTGTAGTTGTTGTAGTGAAACTAATAAAATGGGAAGTAACTTTGAATTTAAAATAAATCAAAAGGTTGAATTAGGGGATTTAGTAACTTTAGAAATTTCTGAAAGAGATGTTGTTAAAGCAGCTTTTATAGCATATATTTTCCCACCAATATTTATGATTTTAGGTTATATAGTGGCTGATCATTTAGGATTTTCAGAGATGAAGTCCATAATTGGAAGTTTTTTAGGATTAGGGCTAGGTTTTATTTTTCTTGCTATCTATGATAGGTTTTTTGCAAAGAAAACAATAGATGAAGAAATAAAAGTTGTTGCTGTTGAAAAGTATGATCCAAATGCTTGTACTGATTTAACTGAATCTTGTGAAGACTTCTTTTAA
- a CDS encoding YjiH family protein, with translation MENKKYPTSVVIKFLVCSLLGIFLFFVPVSFNGKSTIPLDHIVNLVLKVPYFKEVYGTIVILVGVFLPFYKKTWNKNTTSIIFSLLKILALPFLFMVLFNNGPEFLMNKDVIPFIWNKIVIPVTTIVPVGSIFLSLIISYGLMEFVGVFMRPVMKPIWKTPGRSAIDAVASFVGSYSLALLITNRVYKEGKYTTKEAVIIATGFSTVSATFMVIVAKTLDLMDSWNLYFWLTVIVTFLVTAITARIYPIRNKSDAYFENQEGDIEKDIPKDKFKVAFNEGMEVCANSGSILENVIINLKDGVMLAFNIGPSLMAVGTLGIVLANHTPIFDWIGYLVYPFTLISGFEEPLLTAKALALGIAEMFLPAVLVTKLSFEVKMLVAITCVSEVLFFSASIPCMMATDIPISFKDYLIIWFERVVLSILVSIPLIYLVKVLM, from the coding sequence ATGGAAAATAAAAAATATCCAACATCTGTTGTAATAAAATTCTTAGTTTGTAGTCTTTTAGGAATATTTTTATTCTTTGTTCCTGTAAGTTTTAATGGAAAATCAACAATACCATTAGACCATATAGTGAATCTTGTTTTAAAAGTTCCTTATTTTAAAGAAGTATACGGAACAATAGTTATTTTAGTAGGAGTATTTTTGCCTTTTTATAAAAAAACTTGGAATAAAAATACAACTTCTATAATATTTTCATTATTAAAAATATTGGCACTTCCATTTTTATTTATGGTTCTATTCAATAATGGACCTGAATTTTTAATGAATAAAGATGTTATACCATTTATATGGAATAAAATTGTTATCCCTGTAACAACGATAGTTCCTGTTGGTTCAATATTTTTAAGTTTAATAATAAGTTATGGACTTATGGAATTTGTTGGAGTATTTATGAGACCTGTTATGAAACCTATTTGGAAAACTCCAGGAAGGTCTGCAATAGATGCTGTTGCTTCATTTGTTGGAAGTTATTCATTAGCACTTCTTATCACAAATAGGGTTTATAAAGAAGGAAAATATACAACAAAAGAAGCTGTAATTATTGCAACAGGATTTTCAACAGTTTCAGCTACATTTATGGTAATTGTTGCAAAAACATTAGATTTAATGGATAGTTGGAATTTATATTTCTGGCTTACAGTAATAGTTACATTTTTAGTTACTGCAATAACTGCAAGAATTTATCCAATTAGGAATAAGTCTGATGCCTACTTTGAAAATCAAGAGGGAGATATTGAAAAAGACATTCCAAAAGATAAATTTAAAGTAGCATTTAATGAAGGTATGGAAGTATGTGCAAATAGTGGTTCAATCTTAGAAAATGTTATTATAAATTTAAAAGACGGGGTTATGTTAGCTTTTAATATAGGACCTTCTCTTATGGCAGTAGGAACTTTAGGAATAGTATTAGCTAATCACACTCCTATATTTGACTGGATAGGATATTTAGTATATCCATTCACTTTGATATCTGGATTTGAAGAACCTCTTTTAACTGCAAAAGCATTAGCATTAGGAATTGCTGAAATGTTTTTACCTGCTGTTTTAGTTACAAAATTAAGTTTTGAAGTTAAAATGTTAGTTGCAATAACTTGTGTATCAGAAGTTTTATTCTTCTCTGCTTCAATACCTTGTATGATGGCAACAGATATTCCTATAAGTTTTAAAGACTATTTAATAATTTGGTTTGAAAGAGTTGTACTTTCAATTTTAGTTTCTATACCATTAATTTACTTAGTAAAAGTTTTAATGTAA
- a CDS encoding Na+/H+ antiporter family protein translates to MILLNPVVLSVIVMTVLCLLKLNVLLALIVSALVAGVSAHMPVGDIMGNLINGMGGNAETALSYVLLGTLAVAINSTGVASILSKKIASLVDGKKKILLIVIAVFSCFSQNLIPVHIAFIPILIPPLLKLMNELKLDRRAMACSLTFGLKAPYIALPVGFGLIFHGILSAEMSKNGMEIAKTDVWKSTWVLGLFMIIGLLLAIFVTYSRDREYKDLPLKGMEEVEATQMEGRHWLTLLAAVAAFVIQLVTGSLPLGAIAALAAMLIFRVIKWKDIDEFINGGVGLMGLIAFIMLVAAGYGNIIRETGAVTELVDSIHGMIGGSKALGVSVMLLVGLLITMGIGTSFGTIPVVAAIYIPLCIKLGLSVEGSVIVLAAAAALGDAGSPASDSTLGPTSGLNADGQHDHIMDTCVPTFIHYNIPLLIGGFIGGMFF, encoded by the coding sequence ATGATTTTATTAAATCCAGTTGTTCTTTCAGTTATTGTTATGACGGTTCTATGTTTATTAAAACTTAATGTTCTTTTGGCCTTAATTGTATCAGCACTAGTTGCTGGAGTTTCTGCTCATATGCCTGTAGGAGATATTATGGGTAACCTAATCAATGGTATGGGTGGAAATGCTGAAACAGCACTTAGTTATGTTTTATTAGGAACTCTTGCAGTTGCTATAAATAGTACTGGTGTTGCATCTATTTTATCAAAAAAGATTGCTTCATTAGTTGATGGTAAGAAAAAAATTCTGTTAATAGTAATTGCAGTTTTTTCTTGTTTTTCACAAAATTTAATACCAGTTCATATAGCTTTTATTCCTATATTAATTCCACCTTTATTAAAATTAATGAATGAATTAAAATTGGATAGAAGAGCTATGGCTTGTTCATTAACATTTGGTTTAAAAGCCCCTTATATAGCTTTACCAGTTGGGTTTGGATTAATATTCCATGGTATTCTTTCTGCTGAAATGTCTAAAAATGGTATGGAAATAGCTAAGACAGATGTATGGAAATCTACATGGGTTTTAGGATTATTTATGATAATAGGTTTATTACTAGCTATTTTTGTTACTTATAGTAGAGACAGAGAATACAAGGATTTACCTTTAAAAGGAATGGAAGAAGTTGAAGCAACTCAAATGGAAGGAAGACATTGGTTAACTTTACTTGCTGCTGTTGCTGCATTTGTAATTCAATTAGTAACAGGTTCTTTACCATTAGGAGCTATAGCTGCCCTAGCTGCAATGCTAATATTTAGAGTTATTAAATGGAAAGATATTGATGAATTTATTAATGGTGGAGTTGGACTTATGGGACTAATAGCTTTCATAATGCTAGTTGCTGCTGGTTATGGAAACATTATAAGAGAAACTGGTGCTGTTACAGAATTAGTTGACAGTATTCATGGAATGATAGGTGGAAGTAAAGCTTTAGGAGTTTCTGTAATGTTATTAGTTGGATTATTGATAACTATGGGAATTGGAACTTCATTTGGTACTATACCAGTTGTTGCTGCAATATACATACCTCTATGTATAAAACTTGGTTTATCAGTAGAAGGATCAGTTATAGTTCTTGCTGCAGCTGCTGCATTAGGAGATGCTGGTTCACCTGCATCAGACTCAACATTAGGACCAACATCTGGACTTAATGCTGATGGTCAACATGATCATATAATGGATACTTGTGTCCCTACATTTATACACTATAATATTCCATTATTAATAGGTGGATTTATTGGAGGAATGTTCTTCTAA